In the genome of Pseudoliparis swirei isolate HS2019 ecotype Mariana Trench chromosome 3, NWPU_hadal_v1, whole genome shotgun sequence, one region contains:
- the LOC130191987 gene encoding lipocalin-like isoform X1, translating into MALTSCVCACPQVAGNWYLIGFATNAQWFVNRRASMNVGVAILTPTADGDLEISYSSLSADGSCWRLNHLAKKAEVPGKFTYTSWGKVNDLYMVEVKYDEYTLTHTVKSKDSNPTAVIKLYSRAVDLRADLLEKFKQFSLKAGILPENIAFLPKSGEFHINRGSITSD; encoded by the exons ATGGCGTtgacctcgtgtgtgtgtgcgtgtccacaGGTTGCGGGGAACTGGTACCTGATTGGGTTTGCCACCAACGCCCAGTGGTTTGTGAACCGCAGAGCCAGCATGAATGTGGGCGTTGCCATTTTGACACCGACTGCCGATGGGGACCTGGAAATATCCTACTCTAGTCTCAG CGCTGACGGCTCTTGTTGGAGACTGAACCACCTGGCGAAGAAGGCCGAGGTGCCTGGAAAGTTCACGTACACAA GCTGGGGGAAAGTGAACGACctgtacatggtggaggtcaagTACGACGAGTACACCCTGACTCACACCGTGAAGAGCAAGGACAGCAATCCCACCGCGGTCATCAAACTCTACA GCCGTGCCGTGGACCTCAGAGCGGATCTGCTGGAGAAGTTCAAGCAGTTCTCCTTGAAGGCCGGCATCCTGCCCGAGAATATTGCCTTCCTTCCCAAGAGTGGTGAGTTTCATATCAATAGAGGATCAATAACCTCTGATTAA
- the LOC130191986 gene encoding palmitoyltransferase ZDHHC23-B-like isoform X3, translated as MKWEKLKPPEPDDHMCCCQCDVDQYGCCCDCEDLDESFNRWLKDRAPPGGCQSSVCGSIVERLEISPIPVLLLLPVLLRVASLHLLLGIVVLTALPVLVLWYYYATHRKRRRTLFFLALALFSLFYTYYLFVSEILPRGDVGRPQQCAVTSGVILTVVCLVRTKRGPGSVETAPDGEDSERRRGSVRSAASSGIAAELQMMKEEGVSGKWSTCPACKIMRPPRAGHCRTCGSCVHRLDHHCICMALCFTCAWYSSMVTGGLLYLLVVQVVNISFNVTEREAQLALRNHTGRRRLWGLVVDTGEYSRGFYQNWVDFLTMAEASVPPRCSLTDLV; from the exons ATGAAGTGGGAGAAGCTGAAGCCTCCGGAGCCCGACGACCACATGTGCTGCTGCCAGTGCGACGTGGACCAGTACGGCTGCTGCTGCGACTGTGAGGACCTGGACGAGTCCTTCAACAG GTGGCTGAAGGACCGCGCCCCTCCAGGTGGATGCCAGTCTTCCGTATGCGGGTCCATCGTCGAGCGACTAGAGATCTCTCCGATCCcggtcctgctgctgctgcccgtcCTGCTGCGGGTCGCCTCGCTGCACCTCCTGCTGGGTATCGTGGTCCTGACGGCGCTGCCCGTCCTGGTGCTGTGGTACTACTACGCCACGCACAGGAAGAGGCGGCGcaccctcttcttcctcgccCTCGCCCTCTTCTCCCTGTTCTACACGTATTACCTCTTCGTCTCGGAGATCTTACCCCGCGGGGACGTCGGCCGGCCGCAGCAGTGCGCCGTGACCTCGGGGGTCATTCTCACCGTGGTGTGTCTCGTCCGCACCAAGAGGGGCCCGGGGTCCGTGGAGACCGCTCCCGACGGCGAGGACTCCGAGAGACGCCGTGGATCCGTCCGGTCGGCGGCGTCCTCGGGGATCGCGGCGGAGTTGCAGATGATGAAAGAAGAGGGCGTGTCGGGGAAATGGAGCACATGTCCCGCGTGCAAAATAATGCGACCCCCGAGGGCCGGGCACTGCCGGACATGCGGCTCATGCGTCCACCGCCTGGACCACCACTGCATCTG CATGGCCCTCTGCTTCACCTGCGCCTGGTACAGCAGCATGGTCACAGGCGGACTCCTTTACCTGCTGGTGGTCCAGGTCGTGAACATCAGCTTCAACGTGACGGAGCGGGAGGCCCAGCTGGCCCTGAGGAACCATACGGGCCGGCGGCGCCTCTGGGGCCTCGTCGTCGACACGGGGGAGTATTCGCGCGGCTTCTATCAGAACTGGGTGGACTTCCTCACCATGGCGGAGGCCTCGGTTCCTCCTCGCTGCAGCCTCACTGACTTGGTCTAG
- the LOC130191986 gene encoding palmitoyltransferase ZDHHC23-A-like isoform X1 translates to MKWEKLKPPEPDDHMCCCQCDVDQYGCCCDCEDLDESFNRWLKDRAPPGGCQSSVCGSIVERLEISPIPVLLLLPVLLRVASLHLLLGIVVLTALPVLVLWYYYATHRKRRRTLFFLALALFSLFYTYYLFVSEILPRGDVGRPQQCAVTSGVILTVVCLVRTKRGPGSVETAPDGEDSERRRGSVRSAASSGIAAELQMMKEEGVSGKWSTCPACKIMRPPRAGHCRTCGSCVHRLDHHCIWINSCVGQANHRSFVLTLSVFLLTSVHAIGVVLRSLCPQQYVVTALLYCPGVYSQSSMALCFTCAWYSSMVTGGLLYLLVVQVVNISFNVTEREAQLALRNHTGRRRLWGLVVDTGEYSRGFYQNWVDFLTMAEASVPPRCSLTDLV, encoded by the exons ATGAAGTGGGAGAAGCTGAAGCCTCCGGAGCCCGACGACCACATGTGCTGCTGCCAGTGCGACGTGGACCAGTACGGCTGCTGCTGCGACTGTGAGGACCTGGACGAGTCCTTCAACAG GTGGCTGAAGGACCGCGCCCCTCCAGGTGGATGCCAGTCTTCCGTATGCGGGTCCATCGTCGAGCGACTAGAGATCTCTCCGATCCcggtcctgctgctgctgcccgtcCTGCTGCGGGTCGCCTCGCTGCACCTCCTGCTGGGTATCGTGGTCCTGACGGCGCTGCCCGTCCTGGTGCTGTGGTACTACTACGCCACGCACAGGAAGAGGCGGCGcaccctcttcttcctcgccCTCGCCCTCTTCTCCCTGTTCTACACGTATTACCTCTTCGTCTCGGAGATCTTACCCCGCGGGGACGTCGGCCGGCCGCAGCAGTGCGCCGTGACCTCGGGGGTCATTCTCACCGTGGTGTGTCTCGTCCGCACCAAGAGGGGCCCGGGGTCCGTGGAGACCGCTCCCGACGGCGAGGACTCCGAGAGACGCCGTGGATCCGTCCGGTCGGCGGCGTCCTCGGGGATCGCGGCGGAGTTGCAGATGATGAAAGAAGAGGGCGTGTCGGGGAAATGGAGCACATGTCCCGCGTGCAAAATAATGCGACCCCCGAGGGCCGGGCACTGCCGGACATGCGGCTCATGCGTCCACCGCCTGGACCACCACTGCATCTG GATAAACAGCTGCGTTGGACAGGCAAACCATCGCAGCTTCGTGCTGaccctgtccgtgttcctgttgACCTCTGTGCACGCCATCGGCGTGGTGCTGCGCAGCCTCTGCCCTCAGCAGTACGTGGTGACGGCGCTCCTCTACTGCCCCGGCGTCTACAGTCAGTCCAG CATGGCCCTCTGCTTCACCTGCGCCTGGTACAGCAGCATGGTCACAGGCGGACTCCTTTACCTGCTGGTGGTCCAGGTCGTGAACATCAGCTTCAACGTGACGGAGCGGGAGGCCCAGCTGGCCCTGAGGAACCATACGGGCCGGCGGCGCCTCTGGGGCCTCGTCGTCGACACGGGGGAGTATTCGCGCGGCTTCTATCAGAACTGGGTGGACTTCCTCACCATGGCGGAGGCCTCGGTTCCTCCTCGCTGCAGCCTCACTGACTTGGTCTAG
- the LOC130191987 gene encoding lipocalin-like isoform X2, whose translation MALTSCVCACPQVAGNWYLIGFATNAQWFVNRRASMNVGVAILTPTADGDLEISYSSLSADGSCWRLNHLAKKAEVPGKFTYTSWGKVNDLYMVEVKYDEYTLTHTVKSKDSNPTAVIKLYSRAVDLRADLLEKFKQFSLKAGILPENIAFLPKSAECPAA comes from the exons ATGGCGTtgacctcgtgtgtgtgtgcgtgtccacaGGTTGCGGGGAACTGGTACCTGATTGGGTTTGCCACCAACGCCCAGTGGTTTGTGAACCGCAGAGCCAGCATGAATGTGGGCGTTGCCATTTTGACACCGACTGCCGATGGGGACCTGGAAATATCCTACTCTAGTCTCAG CGCTGACGGCTCTTGTTGGAGACTGAACCACCTGGCGAAGAAGGCCGAGGTGCCTGGAAAGTTCACGTACACAA GCTGGGGGAAAGTGAACGACctgtacatggtggaggtcaagTACGACGAGTACACCCTGACTCACACCGTGAAGAGCAAGGACAGCAATCCCACCGCGGTCATCAAACTCTACA GCCGTGCCGTGGACCTCAGAGCGGATCTGCTGGAGAAGTTCAAGCAGTTCTCCTTGAAGGCCGGCATCCTGCCCGAGAATATTGCCTTCCTTCCCAAGAGTG CCGAGTGTCCAGCTGCTTAG
- the LOC130191986 gene encoding palmitoyltransferase ZDHHC23-A-like isoform X2 — protein MKWEKLKPPEPDDHMCCCQCDVDQYGCCCDCEDLDESFNRWLKDRAPPGGCQSSVCGSIVERLEISPIPVLLLLPVLLRVASLHLLLGIVVLTALPVLVLWYYYATHRKRRRTLFFLALALFSLFYTYYLFVSEILPRGDVGRPQQCAVTSGVILTVVCLVRTKRGPGSVETAPDGEDSERRRGSVRSAASSGIAAELQMMKEEGVSGKWSTCPACKIMRPPRAGHCRTCGSCVHRLDHHCICLCPQQYVVTALLYCPGVYSQSSMALCFTCAWYSSMVTGGLLYLLVVQVVNISFNVTEREAQLALRNHTGRRRLWGLVVDTGEYSRGFYQNWVDFLTMAEASVPPRCSLTDLV, from the exons ATGAAGTGGGAGAAGCTGAAGCCTCCGGAGCCCGACGACCACATGTGCTGCTGCCAGTGCGACGTGGACCAGTACGGCTGCTGCTGCGACTGTGAGGACCTGGACGAGTCCTTCAACAG GTGGCTGAAGGACCGCGCCCCTCCAGGTGGATGCCAGTCTTCCGTATGCGGGTCCATCGTCGAGCGACTAGAGATCTCTCCGATCCcggtcctgctgctgctgcccgtcCTGCTGCGGGTCGCCTCGCTGCACCTCCTGCTGGGTATCGTGGTCCTGACGGCGCTGCCCGTCCTGGTGCTGTGGTACTACTACGCCACGCACAGGAAGAGGCGGCGcaccctcttcttcctcgccCTCGCCCTCTTCTCCCTGTTCTACACGTATTACCTCTTCGTCTCGGAGATCTTACCCCGCGGGGACGTCGGCCGGCCGCAGCAGTGCGCCGTGACCTCGGGGGTCATTCTCACCGTGGTGTGTCTCGTCCGCACCAAGAGGGGCCCGGGGTCCGTGGAGACCGCTCCCGACGGCGAGGACTCCGAGAGACGCCGTGGATCCGTCCGGTCGGCGGCGTCCTCGGGGATCGCGGCGGAGTTGCAGATGATGAAAGAAGAGGGCGTGTCGGGGAAATGGAGCACATGTCCCGCGTGCAAAATAATGCGACCCCCGAGGGCCGGGCACTGCCGGACATGCGGCTCATGCGTCCACCGCCTGGACCACCACTGCATCTG CCTCTGCCCTCAGCAGTACGTGGTGACGGCGCTCCTCTACTGCCCCGGCGTCTACAGTCAGTCCAG CATGGCCCTCTGCTTCACCTGCGCCTGGTACAGCAGCATGGTCACAGGCGGACTCCTTTACCTGCTGGTGGTCCAGGTCGTGAACATCAGCTTCAACGTGACGGAGCGGGAGGCCCAGCTGGCCCTGAGGAACCATACGGGCCGGCGGCGCCTCTGGGGCCTCGTCGTCGACACGGGGGAGTATTCGCGCGGCTTCTATCAGAACTGGGTGGACTTCCTCACCATGGCGGAGGCCTCGGTTCCTCCTCGCTGCAGCCTCACTGACTTGGTCTAG